The following proteins come from a genomic window of bacterium:
- a CDS encoding TGS domain-containing protein — protein sequence MPANLTPQYLEAERRYRQATTPEEQLAALEEMMATIPKHKGTEHMRADIRRRMAKTRTDAARRKAAGGKGPTWHHVPREGAGQVVLVGPPNAGKSRLLAALSHATPVVAPYPFSTRMPLPGMVPFEDVQVQLVDLPPIAHETAEPWLLALVRQADGALLVADLADDDVLSAIETALDIASQFRVQLGRRGAGEDVVPSLMVATKLDADGAEARLDIVREAWGERFEILAVSAEAGTNLETLRRELFHLLHVIRVYTKAPGQRADRSVPFVLPRGATVADASAAVHKDFAERLKYARIWGARTFEGQMVQREHVLEDGDVLELHA from the coding sequence ATGCCCGCGAATCTCACGCCGCAGTATCTCGAGGCCGAGCGCCGGTACCGCCAGGCCACCACCCCCGAGGAGCAGCTCGCCGCCCTCGAGGAGATGATGGCCACGATCCCCAAGCACAAGGGGACCGAACACATGCGCGCCGATATCCGGCGCCGCATGGCCAAAACGCGCACCGACGCCGCGCGCCGCAAGGCGGCCGGCGGGAAGGGGCCGACCTGGCACCACGTGCCCCGCGAGGGCGCCGGCCAGGTCGTGCTCGTGGGCCCCCCGAACGCCGGCAAGTCGCGGCTGCTCGCGGCCCTCAGCCACGCGACCCCGGTCGTCGCGCCGTATCCCTTCTCGACGCGCATGCCGCTGCCCGGCATGGTGCCGTTCGAGGACGTGCAGGTCCAGCTCGTGGACCTCCCGCCGATCGCGCACGAGACCGCGGAGCCGTGGCTCCTGGCGCTGGTGCGCCAGGCGGACGGGGCGCTCTTGGTCGCGGACCTGGCCGACGACGACGTCCTGTCGGCGATCGAGACCGCGCTCGACATCGCGTCGCAGTTCCGCGTGCAGCTGGGTCGGCGCGGCGCGGGCGAGGACGTCGTCCCGAGCCTGATGGTCGCAACGAAACTGGATGCCGACGGCGCCGAGGCGCGGCTCGACATCGTCCGCGAAGCGTGGGGCGAGCGCTTTGAGATCCTGGCGGTGTCGGCCGAGGCCGGGACGAACTTGGAAACGCTGCGGCGCGAGCTGTTTCACCTGCTGCACGTGATCCGCGTCTATACGAAGGCGCCGGGCCAGCGTGCCGACCGGTCGGTCCCGTTCGTGTTGCCGAGAGGCGCCACGGTGGCGGATGCTTCCGCGGCCGTGCACAAGGACTTCGCGGAGCGGCTCAAGTATGCCCGCATCTGGGGCGCGCGCACGTTCGAGGGCCAGATGGTGCAGCGCGAGCACGTCCTCGAGGACGGCGACGTGCTGGAGCTGCACGCGTGA
- a CDS encoding SRPBCC family protein, with translation MARVEASTLIRAPLDQVYTVAKRVEDFPRFMPDLERVTVLERAGDVPTATEWVGVVEGRKIRWIEDDVWDDARHVCRFRQRDGDFERYEGEWTFQPEGDGTRTAIAVEFEFGIPLIGGLLSQLLRVKMKENLDGMLAALRGQLETPR, from the coding sequence ATGGCACGGGTTGAAGCCTCGACGCTGATTCGGGCCCCGCTCGACCAGGTGTACACGGTCGCGAAACGCGTGGAAGACTTTCCACGGTTCATGCCCGACCTCGAGCGCGTGACGGTGCTCGAGCGCGCCGGCGACGTGCCCACGGCGACGGAGTGGGTGGGCGTGGTCGAGGGGCGCAAGATCCGCTGGATCGAGGACGACGTCTGGGACGACGCGCGCCACGTCTGCCGGTTCCGTCAGCGGGACGGCGATTTCGAGCGGTACGAGGGCGAGTGGACCTTTCAGCCGGAGGGCGACGGCACGCGTACCGCGATCGCGGTGGAGTTCGAGTTCGGGATCCCGCTGATCGGTGGGCTGCTCAGCCAGCTCCTCCGCGTAAAGATGAAGGAAAATCTCGACGGCATGCTTGCGGCGCTCCGCGGCCAACTCGAGACGCCGCGCTGA
- a CDS encoding DegT/DnrJ/EryC1/StrS family aminotransferase: MPTTSQQVVPIAQPQVTDEEKRRVIEVLESGHLVAGRWVRAFEGAFAAYVGAAHAVATSSGTTALMVAVEATGIAPGARVITTPFSFGATANALLHRGARPVFVDIDPVTYNLDPDAVAEELDRSPDVQGILLVHLYGLPCRMDAFLDLARARGLVLIEDAAQAHGAEFRGRRVGGFGAASVFSLYPTKNLMTGEGGMLLTNDDTVADRARLLVNCGSRTQYVYEVLGYNFRMTEIAGALGTVQLPLLDARNARRRANGARLRAGLADLDWLVLPSEPPGCRHVFHQYTIRVPRVRDRLIRHLDAHGIGNRVYYPVPIHRTPLYEREGYGAGRFPEAERAAAEVVSIPVHPALDDEALDRVIRTIRSFDPRG, translated from the coding sequence ATGCCGACCACGTCGCAGCAAGTCGTGCCGATTGCGCAGCCCCAGGTCACCGATGAGGAGAAGCGTCGGGTGATCGAGGTGCTGGAGTCGGGGCACCTTGTCGCGGGGCGGTGGGTGCGAGCGTTCGAAGGGGCCTTCGCCGCGTACGTGGGGGCCGCGCACGCCGTGGCCACGTCGTCCGGGACCACCGCGTTGATGGTTGCGGTCGAGGCCACGGGGATCGCGCCCGGGGCGCGGGTGATCACGACGCCGTTTTCCTTCGGGGCGACCGCGAACGCGTTGTTGCACCGCGGCGCACGCCCGGTGTTCGTGGACATCGACCCCGTGACCTACAACCTCGACCCTGACGCCGTCGCCGAGGAGCTCGACCGGTCACCCGACGTGCAGGGTATCCTGCTCGTCCACCTCTACGGGCTGCCGTGCCGAATGGACGCATTTCTGGATCTGGCGCGGGCGCGCGGCCTCGTCTTGATCGAGGACGCGGCGCAGGCGCACGGGGCGGAGTTTCGGGGGCGGCGGGTCGGGGGATTCGGGGCGGCGAGTGTGTTCAGCCTGTACCCGACCAAGAATCTGATGACCGGCGAAGGCGGCATGCTGCTCACGAACGACGATACGGTGGCCGACCGGGCGCGGCTCCTGGTCAACTGCGGCAGCCGGACCCAGTACGTGTACGAGGTCCTCGGATACAACTTCCGCATGACCGAGATCGCCGGTGCGCTCGGGACGGTCCAGTTGCCGCTTCTGGACGCGCGCAACGCCCGGCGGCGCGCGAACGGCGCCCGCCTCCGGGCGGGCCTCGCGGACCTCGACTGGCTGGTGCTGCCGTCCGAACCGCCGGGGTGCCGGCACGTCTTCCATCAATATACGATCCGCGTGCCGCGGGTGCGCGACCGACTGATCCGGCATCTCGACGCCCACGGCATCGGCAACCGCGTCTACTACCCGGTCCCGATCCACCGGACTCCGCTGTACGAACGCGAAGGCTACGGGGCCGGCCGGTTCCCCGAGGCGGAGCGGGCCGCCGCGGAAGTGGTGAGCATCCCAGTGCATCCCGCGCTCGACGACGAGGCGCTCGATCGGGTGATCCGCACGATCCGCAGCTTCGACCCGCGCGGTTGA
- a CDS encoding Gfo/Idh/MocA family oxidoreductase produces the protein MSRGIRVGVVGLGQWGQHHVRIYHHLPDVDLVGIVDTASRQVGAFSRRYQIPGYEDYRALFGKVDAVSLVVPTALHYEIAREFLNRGVHVLVEKPITTTVEEAAELVDIAQRRGLTLLVGHVERFKPAVQALREQVTEPLFVQVRRVRMWDPRRVMDVGVVLDLMIHDLDIILTLLRSSVTRVSAIGAAIHGDDEDLAVAHLTLESGCLASFVASRISPVKAAELEITLPDGLVHLNYLSQQITVRRSGTQRRTVVKGEEPLRAELTHFVDCVRDGAPPLVPGEHGLRALEVAQRILERMTLITPRVAV, from the coding sequence ATGAGCCGGGGGATCCGCGTCGGGGTCGTGGGCCTCGGCCAGTGGGGCCAACACCACGTGCGGATCTACCATCACCTACCGGACGTCGACCTGGTCGGCATCGTCGACACCGCCTCGCGCCAGGTCGGCGCGTTTTCTCGGCGGTACCAGATCCCGGGGTACGAAGACTACCGCGCGCTGTTCGGCAAGGTCGACGCGGTCAGCCTGGTCGTCCCCACGGCGCTGCACTATGAGATCGCGCGCGAGTTCTTGAACCGCGGCGTGCACGTGCTGGTGGAGAAGCCGATCACCACGACGGTGGAAGAAGCAGCGGAGCTGGTCGACATCGCGCAGCGGCGCGGCCTGACCCTGCTCGTCGGCCACGTCGAACGCTTCAAGCCCGCGGTGCAGGCGCTGCGCGAGCAGGTGACCGAGCCGCTGTTCGTGCAGGTTCGCCGGGTCCGGATGTGGGATCCCAGACGCGTGATGGATGTGGGCGTGGTCCTGGACTTAATGATCCACGACCTCGATATCATCCTCACGCTGCTGCGCTCGTCGGTGACGCGGGTCAGCGCGATCGGCGCCGCGATCCACGGCGACGATGAAGATCTCGCGGTCGCGCACCTGACGCTCGAGAGCGGGTGTCTCGCAAGCTTCGTTGCGAGCCGCATCTCCCCGGTGAAGGCGGCGGAACTCGAGATCACGCTGCCGGACGGGCTCGTGCACCTCAACTACCTCAGCCAGCAGATCACCGTCCGGCGCAGCGGGACGCAGCGGCGGACCGTGGTGAAGGGGGAGGAGCCGCTGCGGGCGGAGCTGACGCACTTCGTGGACTGCGTTCGGGACGGGGCGCCGCCGTTGGTCCCGGGCGAGCACGGTCTGCGTGCGCTCGAGGTCGCGCAGCGGATCCTCGAACGGATGACGTTAATTACCCCGCGAGTCGCCGTATAG
- a CDS encoding Lrp/AsnC ligand binding domain-containing protein, whose protein sequence is MPETAFLLIKLERNTPAEVARLLRALPGIDEAHAVMGEYDVLAVVRTHATREIALLVDAHIRTIEGVARVVTCVTVPA, encoded by the coding sequence ATGCCCGAGACCGCGTTTCTCCTCATCAAACTTGAACGGAACACGCCCGCCGAGGTCGCGCGGCTGCTGCGTGCGTTGCCCGGGATCGACGAGGCCCACGCCGTCATGGGTGAGTACGACGTGCTGGCGGTGGTTCGGACGCACGCCACGCGCGAGATCGCCCTGCTCGTGGACGCGCACATCCGCACGATCGAAGGCGTCGCACGGGTCGTCACGTGCGTCACGGTGCCAGCGTAG
- a CDS encoding AIR synthase family protein — protein MTQLPVGKVPPDLLRRFVYPHLGSRRPDVFVRAGIGEDCASVTFGDEVAVLTTDPITGVGQDLGWYAVCVATNDLAAAGAEPVALMVTVLLRPGQSVEDLARVMQDAGRAAESLGVEIVGGHSEVTSGIDRTIVVVTAVGRAPRDAVLRSGGAHAGDGLVLTKGAGIEGTAILAADLEARLRPALGDALVDRARAFRGRISVLPEGRAATRAGARAMHDVTEGGVLGAVHEMAVASGIGVWLDADRVPVPEETAAICAHFGADPLALIGSGALLIATPDPERVLAAVAAAGAPAAVIGAFRAAAPPVVRRAGREAPLAPPARDELWRILEEAARA, from the coding sequence ATGACGCAGCTGCCGGTTGGAAAAGTGCCGCCCGACCTGCTGCGGCGGTTCGTGTACCCGCACCTGGGCTCACGGCGCCCCGACGTGTTCGTACGCGCGGGGATCGGCGAGGACTGCGCGTCGGTCACGTTTGGCGACGAGGTCGCCGTGCTGACCACCGATCCGATCACGGGGGTTGGGCAGGACCTCGGGTGGTACGCGGTGTGCGTGGCGACGAACGATCTCGCGGCGGCGGGCGCCGAGCCGGTCGCGCTGATGGTGACGGTGCTCCTCCGGCCCGGACAATCCGTGGAGGATCTGGCCCGGGTGATGCAGGATGCGGGGCGGGCCGCCGAGTCGCTCGGGGTCGAAATCGTCGGCGGGCACAGCGAGGTGACGAGCGGGATCGACCGCACCATCGTGGTGGTGACCGCGGTCGGGCGTGCGCCGCGCGATGCGGTGCTCCGCAGCGGAGGTGCGCACGCCGGGGACGGTCTGGTGCTGACCAAGGGCGCCGGCATCGAAGGGACGGCGATCCTCGCCGCGGATCTCGAGGCCCGCCTGCGGCCCGCGCTCGGTGACGCGCTCGTGGATCGCGCGCGGGCGTTCCGCGGCCGGATCAGCGTGCTGCCGGAGGGCCGCGCCGCGACGCGGGCGGGGGCCCGCGCGATGCACGACGTCACCGAGGGTGGGGTGCTCGGGGCGGTGCACGAGATGGCGGTGGCGTCAGGGATCGGCGTGTGGCTCGACGCGGACCGCGTGCCGGTGCCCGAGGAGACCGCCGCGATCTGCGCGCACTTCGGCGCTGACCCATTGGCGCTGATCGGCAGCGGGGCGCTGCTCATCGCAACACCGGACCCCGAGCGCGTCCTCGCGGCCGTCGCCGCGGCCGGCGCGCCGGCCGCGGTCATCGGCGCATTCCGCGCAGCGGCGCCGCCGGTGGTGCGTCGAGCGGGGCGCGAGGCGCCGCTCGCGCCGCCGGCCCGCGACGAGCTGTGGCGGATTCTCGAAGAGGCCGCGCGCGCCTAG
- a CDS encoding ABC transporter permease, giving the protein MWSERIKAVLLQEVYITRRSLEVIVDLFYTSLITVVVFGFVSRFLVGVTNANTGSYLILGLLLWEVIRINQYSLTVGSLWNIWSHNLSNMFVAPLSIPEYIVAHMLSGLLKTLVIFCGICAIAAWGFHFDMLRLGVVNLALFFANLTLFAWSVGLVLLGVIFQIGTRIQALAWGMVFLFQPLTAAFFPLSALPPSLRAVAYALPPTFVFEAARRALDTPGVNWRFLGIAGAENLVYFALAAGAFAWMVERSRSSGRLARAEG; this is encoded by the coding sequence GTGTGGAGTGAACGTATCAAGGCGGTGCTGCTGCAGGAAGTATACATCACCCGGCGGTCGCTCGAGGTGATCGTGGATCTATTCTACACGTCCCTGATTACTGTGGTGGTCTTCGGGTTCGTTTCGCGGTTTCTCGTCGGCGTCACAAACGCCAACACCGGATCCTACCTGATCCTCGGGTTGTTGTTGTGGGAGGTCATCCGCATCAACCAGTACTCGCTGACGGTGGGCAGCCTATGGAACATCTGGTCGCATAACCTGAGCAACATGTTCGTCGCGCCGCTGTCGATCCCCGAGTACATCGTGGCGCACATGCTCTCGGGACTGCTCAAGACGCTCGTGATCTTCTGTGGCATCTGCGCGATCGCGGCCTGGGGGTTTCACTTCGACATGCTGCGGCTGGGCGTTGTTAACTTGGCGCTGTTCTTCGCGAATCTCACGCTCTTCGCGTGGTCGGTCGGCCTCGTCCTGTTGGGGGTGATCTTCCAGATCGGCACCCGCATCCAGGCGCTCGCGTGGGGGATGGTCTTCCTCTTCCAACCCCTGACCGCGGCGTTCTTCCCGCTCTCGGCGTTGCCGCCGAGTCTCCGCGCGGTCGCGTACGCCCTGCCGCCGACGTTCGTGTTCGAAGCCGCGCGGCGGGCGCTCGACACGCCCGGTGTAAATTGGCGGTTCCTCGGCATCGCCGGCGCCGAGAACCTCGTCTACTTCGCGCTTGCCGCGGGCGCGTTCGCGTGGATGGTGGAGCGCTCGCGCAGCTCGGGGCGCCTCGCCCGGGCCGAGGGCTAG
- a CDS encoding ABC transporter ATP-binding protein: MDTLLEVHNLVKVFHRAKAVDGVSFTIPKGRIVGLLGPNGAGKTTTIHMLLGSITPTSGRIVYFGQEFRRHRSACLQRINFASSFNTLQGRLSVWENLEVFAHLYAIRRPKPKIDALASYFGITELLPARYWDLSAGQRTRVNLIKALLNDPELILMDEPTAALDPDIADKTLALIEEIRRTSGVSILYTSHDMHEVTRICDDVIFLDRGRIFAHDTPLGLTKRIRTATLTLTFDGDRAAVERFLMARGQRFRFTQPYAVSIETTEQALPSLIFDVGETGVWITDIDVKKPTLEDVFLSIARGGSRVE, translated from the coding sequence ATGGACACGCTCCTCGAAGTACACAACCTGGTCAAGGTGTTCCACCGTGCGAAGGCCGTGGACGGTGTGTCGTTCACGATCCCGAAAGGACGCATCGTGGGGCTGCTCGGCCCGAACGGCGCGGGCAAGACGACGACGATCCACATGCTGCTCGGCTCGATCACGCCGACGTCGGGACGCATCGTGTACTTCGGGCAGGAATTCCGGCGGCACCGCAGCGCGTGTCTGCAGCGGATCAACTTCGCGTCGTCGTTCAACACACTGCAGGGACGACTCTCCGTATGGGAAAACCTCGAGGTGTTCGCCCACCTGTACGCGATTCGCCGGCCGAAGCCGAAGATCGACGCGCTGGCGTCCTACTTCGGGATCACCGAGCTCCTGCCCGCCCGCTATTGGGATCTCTCGGCCGGCCAGCGCACCCGCGTCAATCTCATCAAGGCGCTGCTGAACGACCCGGAGCTGATCCTGATGGACGAGCCAACCGCCGCGCTGGACCCCGACATCGCGGACAAGACGCTGGCGCTGATCGAAGAGATCCGGCGCACGTCAGGGGTGTCGATCCTGTACACCAGCCACGACATGCACGAGGTCACCCGGATCTGCGACGACGTGATCTTTCTCGACCGCGGCCGGATCTTCGCCCACGACACGCCGCTCGGCCTGACGAAGCGCATTCGCACCGCGACCCTCACGCTGACGTTCGACGGAGACCGCGCGGCCGTGGAGCGGTTCCTGATGGCACGCGGGCAACGCTTCCGGTTCACGCAGCCGTACGCGGTGTCGATCGAGACAACGGAACAGGCGCTCCCGAGCCTGATTTTCGACGTCGGCGAGACGGGGGTCTGGATCACCGACATCGACGTGAAGAAACCGACGCTGGAGGACGTGTTCCTCAGCATCGCGCGGGGAGGCAGCCGTGTGGAGTGA
- a CDS encoding ABC transporter ATP-binding protein, whose product MPAKLEVEGVVKRFPAAASASGGPLSAGAGRGWIEALGGVSLHVEEREFVTLLGPSGCGKSTLCNIVAGLYAADAGTVRLDGAPLAGTRGRIAYMQQKDLLLPWRTVLHNATLGLEVQGVRGPAARAEALELLRTFGLDGFERAYPSALSGGMRQRVALVRTLLCRREMLVLDEPFGALDAMTRSAMQDYLLRLRGEFRRTVLFITHDVEEAVLLSDRIYVLTGRPGRVRATVPVAVPRPRWPVDEGVVRLKGEILDMLRAEPAGTLG is encoded by the coding sequence ATGCCTGCAAAACTCGAAGTCGAGGGCGTGGTCAAACGGTTTCCCGCGGCGGCAAGCGCCAGCGGCGGTCCGTTGTCGGCCGGCGCGGGTCGGGGCTGGATCGAGGCGCTCGGCGGCGTGTCGTTGCACGTCGAGGAGCGCGAGTTTGTCACGCTGTTGGGTCCGAGCGGCTGCGGCAAGAGCACGCTCTGCAACATCGTCGCCGGGCTGTATGCCGCCGACGCGGGGACGGTGCGGCTCGACGGGGCGCCGCTCGCCGGGACGCGGGGTCGCATCGCGTACATGCAGCAAAAAGACCTCCTGCTACCGTGGCGCACCGTGCTCCACAACGCGACGCTCGGCCTTGAGGTGCAGGGCGTGCGCGGGCCCGCCGCGCGCGCGGAGGCGCTCGAGCTCTTGCGCACGTTCGGTCTGGACGGCTTCGAGCGCGCCTACCCGTCTGCGCTCTCCGGTGGCATGCGTCAGCGGGTCGCCCTGGTCCGGACCCTGTTGTGTCGGCGCGAGATGCTGGTGCTCGACGAACCGTTCGGCGCCCTCGACGCGATGACGCGCTCGGCGATGCAGGACTATCTCCTCCGGCTCCGCGGGGAGTTCCGCCGGACGGTTCTGTTCATCACGCACGATGTCGAGGAAGCGGTGTTGCTGTCGGATCGCATCTACGTGCTCACGGGACGCCCGGGCCGGGTGCGCGCAACGGTACCGGTCGCGGTACCGAGGCCGCGCTGGCCGGTGGACGAGGGCGTGGTACGCCTCAAGGGCGAGATCCTCGACATGTTACGGGCCGAGCCGGCGGGGACCCTCGGATGA
- a CDS encoding ABC transporter permease codes for MSAVDPRHVATASDEAHARGRTVAGWAAAVAGRSVRWGGRIAPPAALFVALLVVWEWAVRAFSIPAYILPPPSRIAGVLLTDRALLLGDAAVTLEEVLAGFAVAFAVGIVLALAIFSSRTVERAVYPLVVASQTVPVFAIAPLLIVWFGYGMASKVAMAALIVFFPIVVNTVDGLRAADEDLVNLLRILGADRRRILFTIRVPAALPFVFSGVRIAVATSVIGAVIGEWVGATQGLGFAMIHANAQLHIDRVFAAIVYLSAMALALFGAVSGVEWVALPWHRAARAGGR; via the coding sequence ATGAGCGCCGTGGATCCCCGCCACGTCGCGACGGCGTCCGACGAGGCTCATGCCAGGGGCCGCACCGTCGCCGGGTGGGCGGCCGCGGTCGCCGGGCGATCCGTCCGCTGGGGCGGACGGATCGCCCCCCCGGCCGCGCTGTTCGTCGCGCTCCTCGTCGTGTGGGAGTGGGCGGTGCGTGCGTTCAGCATTCCGGCGTACATTCTGCCGCCGCCGAGCCGGATCGCGGGAGTGCTCCTGACCGATCGCGCGCTGTTGCTCGGGGACGCGGCGGTCACGCTGGAGGAGGTCCTGGCGGGGTTCGCGGTCGCGTTCGCGGTAGGGATCGTCCTGGCCCTGGCGATCTTCTCGTCGCGGACGGTGGAGCGGGCGGTGTATCCGCTCGTCGTTGCCAGTCAGACGGTTCCGGTGTTTGCGATTGCGCCGCTCCTGATCGTCTGGTTTGGGTACGGGATGGCGTCGAAGGTGGCGATGGCGGCGCTGATCGTCTTCTTTCCGATCGTCGTCAACACGGTGGATGGCCTGCGGGCTGCGGACGAAGATCTCGTCAACCTGCTGCGCATTCTCGGGGCGGACCGCCGGCGGATCTTGTTCACGATCCGCGTGCCGGCGGCGCTGCCGTTCGTGTTCTCTGGGGTGCGCATCGCGGTCGCGACGAGCGTGATCGGGGCGGTCATCGGCGAGTGGGTCGGGGCGACGCAGGGGCTCGGGTTCGCGATGATTCACGCGAACGCCCAACTCCACATCGATCGGGTCTTCGCGGCGATCGTGTACCTGAGCGCCATGGCGCTCGCACTCTTCGGCGCCGTCTCCGGGGTGGAGTGGGTCGCGCTGCCGTGGCACCGCGCGGCGCGCGCGGGCGGGCGCTGA
- a CDS encoding ABC transporter substrate-binding protein: MAGLTVRGVAVLTALVATAMVLVPGPGRATAPDPVTFMLDWFPNPDHVPLYAALGQGYFTQAGLRVAVQVPANADDPLKLAAVGRVDVAVNYEPNVVIARAQGLPVKSIGVLIGQPLTTIMFLASAGIRAPKDLVGRRVGFAVTGYQDAIVDQVVHSDGAAESNLKMVNVGFDLVPALLTHKVDAVVGAYRNVERVQIEMQGQTVGMFEPERYGVPTFYELVLIARDGEIASRRRVLQRFVGAVARGLAFTETHPDAAFQEYARLNPRLNDAFNRRSFEATLPYYARTQDQRAERWDTFSRWMASHKVIATAVPAADLFVNLTP, translated from the coding sequence GTGGCAGGATTGACTGTGAGGGGAGTCGCGGTCCTCACCGCGCTCGTCGCGACAGCGATGGTGCTGGTCCCCGGTCCGGGCCGGGCGACGGCGCCGGACCCGGTCACGTTCATGCTCGATTGGTTCCCGAACCCGGACCACGTCCCGTTGTACGCTGCGCTCGGCCAGGGCTACTTCACACAGGCCGGCCTCCGCGTGGCGGTGCAGGTGCCCGCGAACGCCGACGATCCGCTGAAGCTCGCGGCGGTCGGCCGCGTGGACGTCGCTGTGAACTACGAGCCGAACGTCGTGATCGCGCGCGCGCAGGGGTTGCCGGTGAAGAGCATCGGCGTCCTGATCGGGCAGCCATTGACGACCATCATGTTCCTCGCATCCGCGGGCATTCGGGCGCCGAAGGACCTCGTCGGGCGCCGCGTCGGGTTTGCGGTGACGGGGTACCAGGACGCGATCGTCGACCAGGTCGTGCACAGCGACGGCGCCGCGGAGTCGAACTTGAAGATGGTCAACGTCGGCTTCGACCTCGTCCCCGCGCTGCTGACCCACAAGGTGGATGCGGTCGTCGGCGCCTACCGGAACGTTGAGCGGGTGCAGATCGAGATGCAGGGCCAGACGGTGGGCATGTTCGAACCGGAGCGGTACGGCGTGCCGACGTTCTACGAGCTGGTCTTGATCGCGCGCGACGGCGAAATCGCGTCGCGGCGGAGGGTGCTCCAGCGGTTCGTCGGTGCGGTGGCGCGCGGCCTCGCGTTCACGGAGACCCATCCCGACGCGGCGTTTCAGGAGTACGCGCGTCTGAACCCAAGGCTGAACGACGCCTTCAACCGGCGATCGTTCGAGGCGACGCTTCCGTACTACGCTCGTACGCAGGATCAACGCGCCGAGCGGTGGGACACGTTCAGCCGGTGGATGGCGTCCCACAAGGTCATCGCCACGGCGGTACCGGCGGCGGATCTGTTCGTCAATCTGACGCCGTAG
- the tenA gene encoding thiaminase II, with protein MSLFARLQEDAAALREQVQTHPFVVGLGDGTLPGDRYQFYLRQDYRFLGEYGRVLALAVARADDLAIASRFADILNLTLNVEMDLHRESCWAAGISPEALEDTRPAPATQAYTNHLRVVAETGDLAAILAAVLPCAYGYWEVACRLRTGGLPETQPLYANWIRMYTSEEYGAMAQWMAGLFDRLATDLPSSREAALRDVFLTSQRYEYLFWEMAWRMEEWSI; from the coding sequence ATGAGCCTGTTTGCACGGCTCCAGGAGGACGCGGCGGCGCTTCGGGAGCAGGTGCAGACCCATCCGTTCGTCGTAGGACTCGGGGACGGAACGCTGCCCGGGGACCGCTACCAGTTCTACCTGCGTCAGGACTACCGGTTCCTGGGCGAGTACGGCCGCGTGCTGGCGCTGGCGGTCGCGCGGGCGGACGATCTTGCCATCGCGTCTCGTTTCGCCGACATTCTCAACCTGACCCTCAACGTCGAGATGGACCTGCACCGCGAGAGCTGCTGGGCCGCCGGCATCTCGCCGGAGGCGCTCGAAGACACGCGGCCCGCGCCCGCGACCCAGGCGTACACGAATCATCTCCGCGTCGTTGCGGAGACGGGGGATCTCGCCGCGATCCTCGCCGCCGTATTGCCGTGCGCCTATGGGTACTGGGAAGTCGCGTGTCGGCTGCGGACGGGCGGGCTCCCCGAGACGCAGCCGCTGTACGCGAACTGGATCCGCATGTACACCTCGGAGGAGTACGGGGCGATGGCCCAGTGGATGGCCGGGCTGTTCGACCGGCTCGCCACGGACCTCCCGTCGTCGCGCGAGGCCGCGTTGCGCGACGTGTTTTTGACGAGCCAGCGGTACGAGTACCTGTTCTGGGAGATGGCATGGCGAATGGAGGAGTGGTCGATATGA
- the thiW gene encoding energy coupling factor transporter S component ThiW, whose translation MIRQDSADHGSHLRRLVLAAMFAAIATALGPLSIPVGPARVAPFQHTVNAVAGVLLGPWYAAGAALVTALLRYSLHTGTLFAFPGSPFGALVVGYAYRVFRNDAAALCEPIGTGLIGATIAALMFQPLVGSHHTWAWFQTAFLSASIPGTLLGYVVLRALRRLPAMKAWRAA comes from the coding sequence ATGATACGACAGGATTCGGCGGATCACGGATCGCACCTCAGACGGCTCGTCCTCGCCGCGATGTTTGCGGCGATCGCGACGGCGCTCGGACCCTTGAGCATTCCCGTCGGCCCGGCGCGCGTGGCCCCGTTTCAGCACACGGTCAACGCGGTGGCGGGTGTCCTGCTCGGCCCATGGTACGCCGCCGGCGCAGCACTCGTGACGGCCCTGCTGCGCTACAGTCTCCACACCGGCACGCTGTTCGCGTTTCCGGGCAGCCCGTTCGGAGCGCTGGTGGTGGGCTACGCGTACCGCGTCTTCCGCAACGACGCGGCCGCGTTGTGCGAGCCGATCGGGACCGGCCTGATCGGAGCGACGATCGCGGCGTTGATGTTTCAGCCGCTGGTAGGGTCCCACCACACCTGGGCCTGGTTCCAGACTGCATTTCTGTCGGCGAGCATTCCTGGAACGCTGCTCGGCTACGTGGTGCTCCGGGCGCTCCGTCGCCTGCCGGCGATGAAGGCATGGCGGGCGGCGTGA